The stretch of DNA TCGTGATCTGCGGAACGGCTGGAGCCATGCCCGTCCTAGGCGGTTGGTCTGCTGCAACGGGCGAGCCTTCCCTCGAGGCTGCCCTGCTTGCCACGCTCGTTGTCCTTTGGAGCTATGTGCACATCTGGACAGCCGCTACTTACTTCTCAGAGGACTACAGGCTAGCAGGAGTTCCGATGCTTCCCGTGGCTCTGGGAGAGAAGGCAGGATTAGTAGCCTCGCTCACCGCACTGGCGCTGGTCGTCGCCGACCTCGCCTTAATGTGGCTACGAGGAGTGTACTCTACACCTTCTGCGGCCGCTCTCGCAGTCTTAGCTACAGCTATAGCCGCCGTTTTGCTAAAGGGTCTATTTAAGGGGGAATTCAAGAGGAGCTCCTACGTGGCCTGGAAGCTCGCCACAGCTTTCATCGCAGCGGCTTTCGTCCTACTATTCATCTAGTCTCCCCAGAAAAAGCCTATAAATAACCTCTTTCTGCCACGTGTTCGGAGGATGAGAAGAGGGTCTCCTAACCCAAGGAAGGGATGAGGAGAACCGGCAATACTGATATTTCGGCATTTACCTGATAAAAATAAAATAAGTATTATTCTGTTGACATAAAGAAATATATGTAGCAAGTTATATTCATGTGACCGACCGAAGATGACAAAAGGTTTAGCAATAATAATGTTCTCAGGCACAGCTGACAAGTTCATACCCCTCGGCGTTCTCACCCAGACTGCGGCTAACCTAGGCGTCCCTGTACGCATCTTCGTGACCGGCTTCGCGACCCCCTACTTCACGAAGAACAAGCCTCAGCCGCGCTTCCCCAAGGAGTTCGAGGACATGGTCCCCGGCCTGCTTAAAGGTTTAGAGAAGATGAAGGCTCCCAGCTGGTACGACATGCTGAAGGAGGCGAAAGAGATCGGCGACGTGAAGGTGTACGTGTGCTCGCTGATAGCGGAGGCCCTGGGGCTTAAGAAGGAGCACCTAGACCCGATAGTGGACGACATCGTCGGAGCTACATACTTCATGAAGGAGACCGCCGAGTACGAAGTAATATTAATCTAAGGTGAGGTGGATGCCTGAGATAACCGTTGACGCCCGTGGGATGGCCTGCCCCGGGCCCATTTCGGCGCTGACGAGGGCCTACCGTAACGCCCAGAACGGTGACGTGATCATCGTACTTGCGACAGACCCCGGGTTCAAGCCCGACGTTCAAGCCTGGGTTGAGCGCACCAAGAACGAGCTCGTCTCCCTAATTGAGGAGGACGGCTTCATAAAGGCCGTCATCAAGGTAACCGCTAAAAAGTAGCTTTTTCGGGTGTTTCTCACGTCCGGTGAAAAGGTAGTTATTGTTGGTGGCGGCGGAGGGGGGGCTATCCTCGCGAACCTGCTTCAGCCACACGGGTTTGAAGTCACGGTCGTAGACAAAAGCCAGCACCACCACTTCCAGCCTGGGAACCTCTGGGTGGCTTTTAAAGGCGTCTCTCCAGAAAAGTTCCTGAGGCCCATCCCGTCCCTGCTCAAGAGCGGGGTTAACTTCGTTAACGATGAAGTTGTCAGCGTTGACCTCAACGAGCGTGTAGTCGCGACTAAGAGCGGGAGGAAGCTCAGCTACGACGTGGTTGTTCTGGCCAGCGGGGCGGAGCTCGACTACGACGCTATCCCCGGGCACCGGGAGCTCCTCGAGCGGTTTGGCGACTTCTACGCGGGCCCCCAGAACGCGGTAAAGCTGTGGAACGCCCTCAAGGGCTTAAGGGAGGGTAGCTTCGTCATCGGAATAGCCGACCCTATCTACAAGTGCCCTCCCGGTCCCCACAAGGGAGCCTTCCTCTCGAGCGAGCTGTTCAAGAGCAGGGGGTTAGCGGGTAAAGTGAAGGTGGTCCTGGCGGTTCCTGTTCCGCACGCGTACCCCTCAAAGGTCATCGCGGACATAATTGAGCCGGAGCTCGAGCAGAGGGGCATTGAGCTCCACACGTTCTTCACGGTGAACGAGATCGACTTGCAGAATGGGAAGCTGGTGAGCCTCGAGGGGGAGGAGATTCCCTTCACGGTGGCTACAGTCATCCCGCCCCACAAGGGCCCAGGCTACGCGGTCAGCCCCGCGGAGGTGAAGGACGGGTCTGGCTACATAAAGATCGACAAGTACACGAGCAATATCCAGGGCTTCGACGACGCGTACGCGATCGGAGACTGCACGAACGCTCCAACCTCTAAGAGCGGTGTGACAGCGCACCTTCAAGCCGAGGTCGTCGCCGCGAGGCTGCTCGGGTACGACGCGAAGTACAGCGGGAGAACGAACTGCCCGATAATCCTCGACGGGAAGGGTGGCTTCGTGATAAGCGACTACGACCACCCGCCTATCCCGGTGAGGCTGAGTAAGTTCAAGAGGCTGATGGAAGACCTGTTCGTGGCGACCTACTGGAGCGCAATCAAGTACCCTGAGTTCTGGAGCCCTGTGTTCAAGGCGTACTTCGAGGCTTCTGACGAGTTCATCAAGAGGGGTGAGGGGTGGTGAGCGTGAAAGCCGAGCTAACACCTGAGCAGGCTGAGGCGCTGAACAAAGCCTTGGAGGTGCTCGTAAGGGCCAACGAGCTGGGCCTGCTCGACACTGTTAAGGACTTGCTCGACCCCGAGTTCATCGGCAGACTGTCGTCGCTGCTACTGACGCCAGGCACGCTCAAGCTGCTCGACCACATCGACGACATCCTGGAGCTCCTGGGGAGTGTCGACTACGAGGCGTTAAAGGAGAAGGCACCGGTGCTTGTTGAGGCCCTGAAGTCTGTACCAAAGGAGCCGCAGCCCGTAGGCCTCCTGGGGCTTCTCAAAGCGCTTAGCGACCCCGAGGTGCAGCGCGGGTTGGGTGTTGTTCTCGAGCTCCTCAAGGCTCTTGGCAGGCAGGGCAGAAAGTAGCTTAACCCCTAATTTTTACGCTTATTTTCTTACTCGGGAACTCCTTCGGGGAGAGGGCTGTCAGTATCTGCGAGACGTTGTTCCTTAAGTCGACGTATACTTGGGCTACGCGCTCGAGCTCTCCCCTGCTGTACTGCCTGTGGGGGAACAGGAGCTTCAGCGCGCCTGAGAGGAGCCTTCTGACGGCTTTCTCGTCGCGTATTGTGAGCCTCCCCTCCATCTCGAAGAGCCCTTCAACCTCCTGCTCCAGGCTCACCTGCCTGTAAACGTGAAGCACCTCCGCTAGGTAGTCCGCTGCGACGCCGTAGCCCTGGGCTAGGTGCTCCTCGCTCTTCATGATCTTGGGTAGCTCCCACCCGTGTATGAAGCCGTGGATCCTGTCGAGGAAGGCTGTGTCCTGCATGAACCTGGGAAGGTAGCCTGCGAGGCTGTAGTGCGAGGCGATCCTCTCGAGGTCAATGTTCCCTATAAAGACGAGCGAGCATGCGGCTGGCTTCTTCGGGTGGTAAGCTCCCCTCTCGAAGTACCCGTCCACCATGTAGTCTTTGAGCTTCGCAACTACCTCGTCTCCGTTCGAGAACTTGATCTTGCTTATCTCGTCGAACACCACCACGTCGTTGATCACAAGGTCTCCGGGTATGTTGCTCCTCACGTCGTAGAAGAGCTTAGCCGGGGTCACTNNNNNNNNNNNNNNNNNNNNNNNNNNNNNNNNNNNNNNNNNNNNNNNNNNNNNNNNNNNNNNNNNNNNNNNNNNNNNNNNNNNNNNNNNNNNNNNNACTATGCCGCCCGAGTAAATCCTCGAGTAGTACGTGAGCTCGCGGTACGTGTGGGTCTTACCCGTGGCTCTCGGGCCTAGCTCCAGGATGTTCACGTTCGACTCGGCCAGCGGGATGAGCCTGGCTAGCAGGAGGAGCTTCTGCTGGAACGTGTACGCTTTAGGGTTAAGCCCAGCGCTTCTAACGATCAGGTCAACCCACTCGTCCAGGCTCAGCGCCTCCCTGGCCTCGCTGAAGAGCTTAAGGTCAATCTCGTAAGCCTGGAAGGGCTCGAAGTCCTCCATAATAACCGGGGTGACGCCCGGGTACCGGGTCTGGAGGGAAGGCTCGTAAGCGAGCACCCCCACGCCCCAAAGGCCTGAGTAGAGCCTCTCGTTGGCACGGATGATCTCCTCGCGCACCAAGGCGTCGTTGATGCTCAGGGACGGGACTTGGAGCAGGAAGACGTTCTTCTTGAGGTTAACGAGAACACGGTACTCGTCCAGCAGCTTGAGCCGGCCCTCCCCCTTCAGCTTACCCAGGAACCTTTCCCGCGACCTGGGGTCGGGGTAAAGCTCGCTCACCGTGCTGGCAACCTCTTTGAGGCACTCGGGTGAGGGCTCAGGGCAGTGGCGAGCCACGAGGTATTCCCTGATGAAGGCCGGGATTCGCGGGATGATCCCTAGCCTGGCGACTCGCTTGTCGACAGCGTACTCGCCGAAGAGCTTCTTTACTTTCACGTCCAGCTCGTCCATGGGCTCTCACCTCTAGAGAAGCCTCTCGATGCGGTTCCTCCTGCGGCCCCTGGAGGCCTCCTCTTCTTTGGGCTTGGCTTCGCTCCCCTCGATTCCAGCGGGTTGACCGGTAGCGGAGTGCTCGAGTCTGAGGCTGGCCCTGTGCTCCCACGAGAAGAACTTGATGAAGCGGTAGAAGTCGGCTAGAGCGGAGCCGGCCAAGCTCGGGTTGAACGTGCTTTTTACCTCGAACCCTTCGCCGACGGAGGTTATGCTTACGCTGCTCGAAGCGACAGTGGGAGGCTGCTCGTCAAGCGCCTTGACAGCCCGTGCGGGGAAGTCGGAGGCTGAGGGAATACCCTTTAGGACGACCTTCCCGTGCTGCGTTCCTACAATTAAGTCCACGTACCTCCTCCCTAGAATCCTCGAGAGGAGAGGGTAGTGGGTTTTAACGCTCGTGACGGTGTGCGCTAGTACCCTTCTCGTGTCGAGGCGCGGGAGCAACGAATCGGGCCTTACACCCCGAACCTCAACCCCCACCTCTGACACCCGGTACTCCGTGAACGCTCTCTCAACCTCGATGGTCACCAGGGTGACTGGCGCTACTAGGAGCAGTGAGAGCCTCAGGGATTCTTCAAGCGTTGCTAGGCCGGTGATGTAGAGGGCTAGCGCGTACGCGTACGTTACTAGGGTGAAGAACCTCTCGCTCCACCCGAGCTGGAGGCCGAGGAGGCTGTAAGCGCCGTAGGCTAGCAGAGGGTTGAGCCAGTCGTGCGCCTCTAGAGGCCTAAGCTGGGTCAGAAGGAGTAGCAGAGGCGGGAAAGAGTACCTTGAAAGCATTGACAGCCTCGAAGGCCTGATCGTGTCGGAAAACGCCATGAGCGTTCAGCCAATAAACTGGCCTGTTGCACTTTTATTCTTTCCCTTCCCTCAGTCAACGTCATCACGGCGCAGCAGCCTGTAATCACAGCCCATGTGACAAGATTTTTATCCCGGCGCCTTCTCTTCGGAGTGATGGTGGAGGTCGACGGAGAGGTTTGGGGCAGCGTTGCTAAGTGGCTGGAGCTCACCGGCCTCGTGAAGCAGCTGCTGCGGCTGAAGCAGCCTAAGCCCGTGAGCCGGGCTTTCGGCACGAGGAACATGGCTCACATCGCAAGAACACTTGATAGGCTCCGCTCCCTGGGACTCGTGGAGGAGGCTACTCTCGGCAATGTGCGCTACGTTTACCTCACCGAGAGAGCTTGCAAACTTCTAGTGCTGCTGGGCTGCAAGCCTGAGGAGCTTGCGTGCGGTGACGCCGCATTGAAGCTACTCAAGAGCGCGGTGACGCGTGAGGAGATCAGTAGCGTACGCTGAGCGGGGATATAGCGTGTCAAGGCACAAAAAGACGGGGGCTGAAAAGTTGCCCTAAACTCTTAGCTAGCGCTATGAAGCTTGTCCTGCTCTGAGCGGGCTTCCCCTGATTGATCTCTCGACGGCTAGGGAAAGCGGGAAACCTAGGACTACTATCGAGATTAACGACCCCGGTAGTACACCCGCTACGGACAAGAGGAGCGGGATATCGGTTCCGAAAGCCCACAACAACAGGTACTTGAGGTAGGACCCGACACCCACCGACACGACCAGGGATTGAGCGATCAACGCCGCTAACCTTCTTCTCCTGCCGCCTTTACCGGAGATCCTGTAGCCCGCGTACCCGGCTGCGAGGTTCACGAGGCTTCCCAAGACGGCGTCGAAGGCGCTTAGGGCTGGGCTTCCCCAAGGCGCGGCGAGGATGTTGCCTATAAAGCACCCAACAGCAACGCCCAGCACCGCTGGGTATCCCAGCACGGTGGACAAGGCGATAAGGGCATCTGCAACCCTTACCTGCCACAAAAGGAACGAGGTGAAAGGTAGCACGTAGACTAGAACCGCGTATAGCGCCGCCACTATCCCGGCTAAGGCCATGT from Infirmifilum sp. NZ encodes:
- a CDS encoding protoheme IX farnesyltransferase, which translates into the protein MRIRDIADLFKLRQTFMAVLTGVVAYIKPLGFNVDLRALTLISISLFATVAGATGFNMLFDMDIDSIMPRTRHRPLPSGRMTPRQALWISAITVAAGLVLASLINVWVLFFGVLGFLIFSFLYTKFMKRKTPWSVVICGTAGAMPVLGGWSAATGEPSLEAALLATLVVLWSYVHIWTAATYFSEDYRLAGVPMLPVALGEKAGLVASLTALALVVADLALMWLRGVYSTPSAAALAVLATAIAAVLLKGLFKGEFKRSSYVAWKLATAFIAAAFVLLFI
- a CDS encoding DsrE/DsrF/DrsH-like family protein; amino-acid sequence: MTKGLAIIMFSGTADKFIPLGVLTQTAANLGVPVRIFVTGFATPYFTKNKPQPRFPKEFEDMVPGLLKGLEKMKAPSWYDMLKEAKEIGDVKVYVCSLIAEALGLKKEHLDPIVDDIVGATYFMKETAEYEVILI
- a CDS encoding sulfurtransferase TusA family protein produces the protein MPEITVDARGMACPGPISALTRAYRNAQNGDVIIVLATDPGFKPDVQAWVERTKNELVSLIEEDGFIKAVIKVTAKK
- a CDS encoding NAD(P)/FAD-dependent oxidoreductase, which gives rise to MFLTSGEKVVIVGGGGGGAILANLLQPHGFEVTVVDKSQHHHFQPGNLWVAFKGVSPEKFLRPIPSLLKSGVNFVNDEVVSVDLNERVVATKSGRKLSYDVVVLASGAELDYDAIPGHRELLERFGDFYAGPQNAVKLWNALKGLREGSFVIGIADPIYKCPPGPHKGAFLSSELFKSRGLAGKVKVVLAVPVPHAYPSKVIADIIEPELEQRGIELHTFFTVNEIDLQNGKLVSLEGEEIPFTVATVIPPHKGPGYAVSPAEVKDGSGYIKIDKYTSNIQGFDDAYAIGDCTNAPTSKSGVTAHLQAEVVAARLLGYDAKYSGRTNCPIILDGKGGFVISDYDHPPIPVRLSKFKRLMEDLFVATYWSAIKYPEFWSPVFKAYFEASDEFIKRGEGW
- a CDS encoding DUF1641 domain-containing protein, with the protein product MSVKAELTPEQAEALNKALEVLVRANELGLLDTVKDLLDPEFIGRLSSLLLTPGTLKLLDHIDDILELLGSVDYEALKEKAPVLVEALKSVPKEPQPVGLLGLLKALSDPEVQRGLGVVLELLKALGRQGRK
- a CDS encoding BREX system Lon protease-like protein BrxL, with the protein product VTPAKLFYDVRSNIPGDLVINDVVVFDEISKIKFSNGDEVVAKLKDYMVDGYFERGAYHPKKPAACSLVFIGNIDLERIASHYSLAGYLPRFMQDTAFLDRIHGFIHGWELPKIMKSEEHLAQGYGVAADYLAEVLHVYRQVSLEQEVEGLFEMEGRLTIRDEKAVRRLLSGALKLLFPHRQYSRGELERVAQVYVDLRNNVSQILTALSPKEFPSKKISVKIRG
- a CDS encoding BREX system Lon protease-like protein BrxL; its protein translation is MDELDVKVKKLFGEYAVDKRVARLGIIPRIPAFIREYLVARHCPEPSPECLKEVASTVSELYPDPRSRERFLGKLKGEGRLKLLDEYRVLVNLKKNVFLLQVPSLSINDALVREEIIRANERLYSGLWGVGVLAYEPSLQTRYPGVTPVIMEDFEPFQAYEIDLKLFSEAREALSLDEWVDLIVRSAGLNPKAYTFQQKLLLLARLIPLAESNVNILELGPRATGKTHTYRELTYYSRIYSGGIV
- a CDS encoding QueT transporter family protein, coding for MRSRDMALAGIVAALYAVLVYVLPFTSFLLWQVRVADALIALSTVLGYPAVLGVAVGCFIGNILAAPWGSPALSAFDAVLGSLVNLAAGYAGYRISGKGGRRRRLAALIAQSLVVSVGVGSYLKYLLLWAFGTDIPLLLSVAGVLPGSLISIVVLGFPLSLAVERSIRGSPLRAGQAS